ATTTGATTGCTGCATGGCACTAGCAAGGCTTCCTCCCTGTTTTATTTCATCTATGCAATGATCAATCACTTCCATGGCAATAGTATTTTGAACGACTTTTTTTACGACTTCCATGGTTTGTATAATAGGAATCCCTGCTTTCATTAAACTGCAAAGGGTTCTGGAAAAATTAGCATGAATAATTTTTTTATTGAGATTGCCGAATATAGGTATTTTTAAAGCATAACTATCTAATAAATGTTTTACCTCATCATACCTTTTAATGTACTTAAATCCAGCGATAAGCAAAATAATAACTCCCAGAATTATATACCATTTAGCCTGCATAAAATCACTTACAGCCATAAGTGCTAAAGTAACTCCAGGGAGTTCTGCATCAGCATCTTGAAACATTCCTACAAATCTCGGAACCACAAAAACAATCATGCCTGTAACAACCACAACCATTAAAACCATTACGATGATAGGATAAGTCATTGCTTTTTTGATCTGCCTTTGCATTTTCATTTCTTTTTCAAAATGAATTGCCATCTGATTCATAGAAGAATCCAGATTACCGCTGACTTCCCCTGCTTCAACCATATTAATAAGGATGAGGGGGAATTCTTTATGCTCCCTCAGTGCTTCTGAAAGGCTTCTTCCTTTTTGTACTTCTTCATGAACATTTTGAATGATTTCCCTAAAAGACGGATTGCTGGTTTGCTTTCTTAAGATATCCAGGGTGCCTCCTATGGAAATCCCCGATTCAAGCATCACGGCAAATTGTCTGCAAAAAATAGCAATGTCCTGAGTTTTGACTTTCGGCTTAAAAAGAGGCAGTTGATTTAAATCTGTATTCCAAGTATTTTTCGCTTTGACATCCAGCGGAAATAAATTTCTGGATAATAGATGATTGATCATCTCCTCTTTGGATTCAAATTCTACTTCTCCCTTAACCACTGCACCATTTATATCCTTAGCTTTATATGCATAAACAGGCACATCAACCCCCCCTTTACGGCATTCCTAAAAGCCTTTTGATGCTTTCTTGATCCTGAGCATAACTTATGGCATCTTGAAGTTCAATCATTCCTCGTTTATAAAGACTGGCAAGACTCATATCCATAGTATGCATTCCATGTTTACTTCCTGTCTGAATCATGGAATGAATTTGGTGACTTTTGCCCTCACGAATAAGATTGGATATGGCAGAAGTCGTTACCATAATTTCCGTAGCCGCCGTTCTTCCATTTCCATCCTTTAACTTTAATAGCTGCTGAGAAATAACGCCTTTTAACACATTGGAGAGCTGAATTCTAATTTGCTCCTGTTGGTGAGGCGGAAACACGTCGATGATTCTATCCACGGTTTGCGCTGCACCTATGGTATGAAGGGTGGACAAAACAAAATGTCCCGTTTCAGCAGCAGTAATGGCAATGGATATGGTTTCTAAGTCTCGCATTTCTCCAACCAGTATAACGTCAGGATCTTCACGAAGTGCCGACCTAAGGGCAGCTCCGTAGGATTTAGTATCCGGTCCGATTTCTCTTTGATTTACAATACTTTTATTATGTTTGTGAAGATATTCTATGGGGTCTTCTAAGGTAAGGATATGGCAAGCCCTTTCACGATTAATCTGATCGATCATTGCCGCAAGAGTAGTGGATTTCCCGCTTCCTGTAGGACCAGTTACAAGTACCAGTCCCCTTGTGTTTCTTGCCAATTCGCTAATAACTGTAGGCATTCTCAACTCTTCCAGAGTGGGAATATTAATCGCCACAGCTCTTAAGGCAGCAGCACAAGTACCCCTTTGTCTGTAAACATTAACCCTAAAGCGTCCAATGGATGGCACTCCATAGGAAAAGTCCGCTTCTCCGTCTCTTAAGAAAGCTTCTTTTTTGTTTTCATCCTTTAATAACTGCATTACTATATCCTCAGTATCTTTTGGGGTTAATTTGGGCATGTCCACTGATTTTAATTTGCCATTAATTCTAAAAACCGGCGGTATTCCTACGGTGATATGTATATCTGACGCCTTGGCTTGTGATCCGAAAGCTAATAATTTATCAATATCCATGTTAACCTCCTAATCTTGACCATAAGCCACTCTAAGTAATTCTTCAACAGTTGTTTTTCCATCCAATACATTTCTTCTAGTGTTTGTCCAAAGTGTGTTCATGCCATTTTGGATTGCAGCTTCTTTGATTTCATCTGCATTGGCACCTTTAGCAATCAGTTCTCTAAGTCCTGCATTTAATGTCATAACTTCATGAACTGCCATTCTTCCTTTATATCCGGTATTGTTGCATACTTGACAGCCTTTACCTTTATAAACTACAGTTTCTATTGGAACTTTTAAAATTTCGGCTTCTTCTTCTGTCAACGAAACGGGCGTACTGCAATTGCTGCAGATTTTTCTAACAAGTCTTTGGGCGATAATGCCTTGAACAGCAGTTGCCACCATAAAAGGTTCTATTCCCATATCAATCATACGTGTCACAGAACTAGGTGCATCGTTTGTATGAAGCGTACTTAATACAAGGTGCCCCGTGATCGCTGCTCTAACTGCAATGCTGCAGGTTTCACTGTCGCGCATTTCTCCAATCATAACAATATCCGGGTCTTGACGCAGTATAGCTCTAAGCGCATTTGCAAAGGTAAGTCCGGCTTTTACGTTTACATGAACTTGATTGATACCATCTATCATATTTTCTACAGGGTCTTCTACTGTAATTATATTCACATTTGGTCGATTTAATTCTCTCAAGGCTGCTGCTAATGTAGTTGATTTACCGCTCCCTGTAGGACCTGTAACCAATATTATTCCATGGGGATTTTTTAAAAGACTAGTGAACTTATCCAAATCCTCAGGATAAAATCCTAACTGTTCTTTTCTAAGCTGCATTCCGGTTCTATAAATTAAACGAATAACTACTTTCTCTCCATAAATCGTCGGAAGAACATTCACCCTGAGGTCCAATTGATTATTATCTAGCGTTACTCCGATTCTTCCATCTTGAGGAATTCTTTTTTCTGCAATATTCATTTTTCCTAAAATTTTTATTCTGGTAACCATGGCATTTAAGGTCGTTAAATCGGTCTTTAGAAGTTCTTGCAGCTGTCCGTCTATTCTTAGCCGTACTCGAACGTAGGTTTCAAAAGGTTCTATATGTATGTCACTGGCATTTCTCCTGATGGCCTGTTCAATAATATTATTAACCAGTTGAACTGCCGGAGAATTTAAAACCTCTTCTTCACTTTGAGAGTCATTGTCATAAGTAGCCTGTTTTTTCATTTTTTCTTGCATTTGTTTTTGGAACTCTGCTGCTATGCTGGCTACTTTGCTCGCTCCATACATTCTGTCGATGGCGCTTTTAACATCCGAGTGACTTGCTATAACGGGTATAACTTCCATTTTTGTTGTAATTTGGACATCATCGAGCGCAAAAACATTTAAAGGGTCCGACATAGCTACTACCAAATGGTTATTTTCAATTTTAATCGGAATCAGCAAATGTCTTTTGGCTAA
The genomic region above belongs to Defluviitalea saccharophila and contains:
- a CDS encoding type II secretion system F family protein, which translates into the protein MPVYAYKAKDINGAVVKGEVEFESKEEMINHLLSRNLFPLDVKAKNTWNTDLNQLPLFKPKVKTQDIAIFCRQFAVMLESGISIGGTLDILRKQTSNPSFREIIQNVHEEVQKGRSLSEALREHKEFPLILINMVEAGEVSGNLDSSMNQMAIHFEKEMKMQRQIKKAMTYPIIVMVLMVVVVTGMIVFVVPRFVGMFQDADAELPGVTLALMAVSDFMQAKWYIILGVIILLIAGFKYIKRYDEVKHLLDSYALKIPIFGNLNKKIIHANFSRTLCSLMKAGIPIIQTMEVVKKVVQNTIAMEVIDHCIDEIKQGGSLASAMQQSNLFPVMLISMVRIGEESGSLDAIMDKTAAFYEDEVEVAIDQMTTMISPFITLIMGGVVGFIMLAIIMPMFSLATQI
- a CDS encoding GspE/PulE family protein; its protein translation is MKKAEKKKLGDLLVQADMITKDQLKEALQEQVKTGKKLGEILVEKGWVTEQNIIEVLEFQLGIPQVDLSKYVIDAKAAGMINENLAKRHLLIPIKIENNHLVVAMSDPLNVFALDDVQITTKMEVIPVIASHSDVKSAIDRMYGASKVASIAAEFQKQMQEKMKKQATYDNDSQSEEEVLNSPAVQLVNNIIEQAIRRNASDIHIEPFETYVRVRLRIDGQLQELLKTDLTTLNAMVTRIKILGKMNIAEKRIPQDGRIGVTLDNNQLDLRVNVLPTIYGEKVVIRLIYRTGMQLRKEQLGFYPEDLDKFTSLLKNPHGIILVTGPTGSGKSTTLAAALRELNRPNVNIITVEDPVENMIDGINQVHVNVKAGLTFANALRAILRQDPDIVMIGEMRDSETCSIAVRAAITGHLVLSTLHTNDAPSSVTRMIDMGIEPFMVATAVQGIIAQRLVRKICSNCSTPVSLTEEEAEILKVPIETVVYKGKGCQVCNNTGYKGRMAVHEVMTLNAGLRELIAKGANADEIKEAAIQNGMNTLWTNTRRNVLDGKTTVEELLRVAYGQD
- a CDS encoding type IV pilus twitching motility protein PilT gives rise to the protein MDIDKLLAFGSQAKASDIHITVGIPPVFRINGKLKSVDMPKLTPKDTEDIVMQLLKDENKKEAFLRDGEADFSYGVPSIGRFRVNVYRQRGTCAAALRAVAINIPTLEELRMPTVISELARNTRGLVLVTGPTGSGKSTTLAAMIDQINRERACHILTLEDPIEYLHKHNKSIVNQREIGPDTKSYGAALRSALREDPDVILVGEMRDLETISIAITAAETGHFVLSTLHTIGAAQTVDRIIDVFPPHQQEQIRIQLSNVLKGVISQQLLKLKDGNGRTAATEIMVTTSAISNLIREGKSHQIHSMIQTGSKHGMHTMDMSLASLYKRGMIELQDAISYAQDQESIKRLLGMP